From the genome of Bordetella sp. H567, one region includes:
- a CDS encoding FAD binding domain-containing protein — MKPAPFNLHLPRTLQEALRLLADAPNARVIAGGQSLMPMLNLRLAMPDDVIDLNGVEGLGYIREENGEIAIGAMTRQRDLEFSALIAERVPVLRAAILNVGHRQTRNRGTIGGSVCHMDPSAELPAMCVLLDARMVVHGARGRREVPAIEFASGPMSTCLSSDELLTEIRVRPWRPGHGWCFVEYARRHGDFAVASASALVERDASGRLTRAALALGGVCQTPVRLADAERLLVEGNGTPEALRAAAEQARLCDALEDPAYPAWYRQRLASRLLHDAMEQALARAAGPHGSTQ; from the coding sequence GTGAAGCCAGCGCCATTCAATCTGCATCTGCCGCGCACGCTGCAGGAAGCCCTGCGGCTCCTCGCCGACGCGCCGAACGCACGCGTGATCGCCGGCGGACAATCGCTCATGCCTATGCTCAACCTGCGTCTGGCAATGCCGGATGACGTCATCGATCTCAACGGCGTCGAAGGCTTGGGCTACATCCGCGAGGAAAACGGCGAAATCGCCATCGGTGCCATGACCCGCCAGCGAGACCTGGAGTTTTCCGCGCTGATCGCCGAGCGCGTGCCGGTCCTGCGCGCCGCCATCCTCAATGTCGGCCATCGCCAGACCCGCAACCGCGGCACCATCGGCGGCAGCGTATGCCATATGGACCCGTCGGCCGAATTGCCTGCCATGTGCGTGCTGCTGGACGCGCGGATGGTCGTCCACGGCGCGCGGGGCCGACGCGAGGTGCCGGCCATCGAGTTCGCCTCGGGACCGATGTCCACCTGCCTGAGTTCCGATGAGCTTCTGACGGAGATCCGCGTACGGCCCTGGCGGCCGGGACACGGGTGGTGCTTTGTCGAATACGCGCGGCGCCACGGTGACTTCGCGGTGGCCTCGGCCTCCGCCCTGGTGGAACGGGATGCGTCCGGCCGGCTCACGCGGGCGGCGCTCGCCTTGGGTGGCGTCTGTCAGACGCCGGTCCGCCTGGCAGACGCCGAACGGCTGCTGGTCGAGGGCAACGGCACTCCAGAAGCATTACGCGCCGCGGCGGAGCAGGCGCGCCTATGCGACGCCCTGGAGGACCCCGCCTACCCCGCATGGTATCGGCAACGCCTGGCGAGCCGCCTGTTGCACGACGCCATGGAACAAGCGCTGGCGCGCGCCGCCGGACCGCATGGGAGCACGCAATGA
- a CDS encoding (2Fe-2S)-binding protein: MNQDKNALHGIVLHVNGQERRAIVESRTTLADCLRNELGLTGTHLGCEHGVCGACTVLVDGHSARSCLMLARQAERHEVRTVEALEEQGRLNTLQQAFQDLHGLQCGFCTPGILMTLTELLREQPDADEPAVRDALSGHLCRCTGYQNIVAAAMEALRRQRGKAA; this comes from the coding sequence ATGAACCAGGATAAAAACGCGCTGCACGGCATCGTGCTCCATGTGAACGGACAGGAAAGGCGCGCCATCGTCGAGTCGCGGACGACCCTGGCGGACTGCCTGCGCAACGAACTAGGCCTGACCGGCACGCACCTGGGCTGCGAACATGGCGTCTGCGGCGCCTGCACCGTGCTGGTGGACGGGCATAGCGCGCGTAGCTGCCTGATGCTGGCGCGACAGGCCGAACGCCACGAGGTGCGCACGGTCGAGGCGCTGGAAGAGCAAGGCCGGCTCAATACACTGCAACAAGCCTTCCAGGACCTGCATGGCCTGCAATGCGGCTTTTGCACACCGGGCATACTCATGACACTGACCGAGTTGCTGCGCGAGCAGCCGGATGCCGACGAACCGGCGGTCCGCGATGCCCTGTCCGGCCATCTGTGCCGCTGCACGGGATACCAGAACATCGTCGCCGCGGCCATGGAGGCCCTGCGGCGCCAGAGGGGTAAGGCAGCATGA
- a CDS encoding xanthine dehydrogenase family protein molybdopterin-binding subunit: MNAMYRFDEQSGGASGVRAAKDAPLPAGPAPTAQGEGKIGRRIERVEDGPLLRGKGRYVGDVDVPGGLHAAFVRSPHAHATLLAIDTAAALKREGVVAVLTATDMSRYLTNLRMPLGFPTTALPTGITPFVLTPKEVCFVGEAVAMVIATSRYAAEDGAGDVQVDYAVLPAVSDCRQALEPQAPRVRTDFPDNALTRFTVAYGDCDQAFAQAAHVFKDTLHQHRGGAHPMEGRGVVAEYDELRDTLTVWSSTQMAHELQFTLAELLGVAETRIRVIAPDVGGGFGAKFLIYPEEIAIAAAALHLRQPVKWIEDRVEHFLCSIQERDQFWDVEIAVDAHARVLGIRGHMVHDQGAYTPQGINCPYNAVTGVTGPYVVPNFSIDAVVAQTNKVYTIPVRGAGYPEGAFVMERLLDRVAQGMELDRAEVRRRNLVTVDKLPYVKPLKQRSGKAITLDTGDYVASQETVLRAIDYAGFATRKALARTQGRHIGIGLANAVKGTGRGPFESASVRISATGHISAATGAMAMGQGMRTAMAQIVADVLGVEVRDVQVTSGDTSSISMGIGGFASRQTVTGGSSMLLAARQVEAKARKVAAHLLNVGEDALEVRNGKVQLRSDAEKSVTLAQIARTLRGIPGYDLPAGAGAGLEATVCWEPEAMTYANACHACEVEVDVDTGNVTILRYIALQDCGRLINPLIVEGQVHGGIVHGIGNALFEYMRYDHNAQPLTTTFADYLLPTSTEIPHLELIFTQSPTDTNPLGVKGVGEVGTIPVTAAIASAIDDALSEFGMHVSAIPVDPVQLVRQMEQAA; this comes from the coding sequence ATGAACGCGATGTATCGCTTTGACGAGCAATCCGGGGGTGCCAGTGGCGTCCGAGCGGCAAAGGATGCGCCGCTCCCCGCTGGCCCGGCGCCCACCGCGCAGGGCGAAGGCAAGATCGGCCGTCGGATCGAACGCGTCGAAGACGGCCCACTGTTACGCGGCAAAGGCAGATACGTCGGCGACGTGGACGTGCCGGGCGGACTGCACGCGGCCTTCGTGCGCAGCCCGCATGCGCACGCCACCCTGCTCGCTATCGATACGGCCGCGGCACTGAAGCGCGAAGGGGTCGTGGCCGTGCTCACGGCAACCGACATGTCGCGCTATCTGACAAACCTGCGCATGCCGCTGGGCTTTCCCACCACCGCCCTGCCGACCGGCATCACGCCATTTGTCCTCACGCCGAAGGAAGTCTGCTTCGTCGGCGAAGCCGTGGCGATGGTGATCGCCACCAGCCGCTATGCCGCGGAGGACGGCGCGGGCGATGTCCAGGTCGACTACGCAGTGCTGCCAGCCGTCTCCGACTGCCGCCAGGCGCTGGAACCGCAAGCGCCCCGCGTGCGGACCGACTTTCCGGATAACGCGCTCACCCGCTTCACGGTGGCCTACGGTGACTGCGACCAGGCCTTCGCGCAGGCCGCGCACGTGTTCAAGGATACGTTGCACCAGCACCGCGGCGGCGCCCACCCGATGGAAGGCCGCGGCGTGGTGGCCGAATACGACGAATTGCGCGATACGCTGACCGTGTGGTCTTCCACGCAGATGGCGCACGAGCTGCAGTTCACGCTGGCGGAACTGCTGGGCGTGGCCGAGACGCGCATTCGCGTCATCGCGCCCGACGTCGGCGGCGGCTTCGGCGCCAAGTTCCTTATCTACCCAGAGGAAATCGCGATAGCCGCGGCGGCGTTGCATCTGCGCCAGCCGGTCAAATGGATCGAAGACCGCGTAGAACACTTCCTGTGTTCCATCCAGGAAAGAGACCAGTTCTGGGACGTGGAAATCGCGGTCGACGCGCACGCGCGCGTGCTGGGCATACGCGGCCACATGGTTCATGACCAGGGCGCGTATACCCCTCAGGGCATCAACTGCCCCTACAACGCGGTGACGGGCGTCACGGGACCCTATGTTGTGCCCAACTTCAGCATCGATGCCGTGGTGGCGCAGACGAACAAGGTCTACACCATTCCGGTGCGCGGCGCCGGCTATCCCGAAGGCGCTTTCGTCATGGAGCGCTTGCTGGACCGCGTCGCCCAAGGGATGGAGCTGGACCGCGCCGAAGTGCGGCGCCGCAACCTGGTGACGGTCGACAAGCTGCCCTACGTCAAGCCGCTCAAGCAGCGTTCGGGCAAGGCCATCACGCTCGATACCGGCGATTACGTGGCAAGCCAGGAAACCGTGCTTCGCGCCATCGACTACGCCGGATTCGCGACGCGCAAGGCGCTGGCGCGGACGCAGGGCCGCCATATCGGCATCGGCCTGGCCAACGCGGTAAAGGGGACCGGCCGCGGCCCATTCGAATCCGCGTCGGTCAGGATTTCCGCCACCGGCCACATCAGCGCCGCGACCGGCGCCATGGCGATGGGTCAGGGAATGCGTACCGCCATGGCGCAGATCGTCGCCGACGTTCTGGGCGTGGAGGTACGGGATGTGCAAGTAACATCAGGCGACACGTCGTCCATTTCGATGGGTATCGGCGGGTTCGCCAGCCGCCAGACCGTCACGGGCGGCTCTTCGATGCTTCTGGCCGCGCGCCAGGTCGAAGCGAAGGCGCGCAAGGTCGCCGCTCACCTGTTGAACGTAGGCGAAGATGCCCTGGAGGTGCGCAACGGCAAGGTCCAGTTGCGCAGCGACGCCGAAAAGTCGGTGACCTTGGCTCAGATCGCCCGCACCCTGCGCGGCATCCCCGGCTATGACCTTCCCGCTGGCGCCGGCGCGGGGCTGGAAGCGACCGTGTGCTGGGAACCGGAGGCCATGACCTACGCCAATGCCTGCCATGCCTGCGAAGTGGAGGTCGACGTCGACACCGGCAACGTGACGATACTGCGGTACATTGCGTTGCAGGATTGCGGCCGGCTGATCAACCCGCTCATCGTCGAGGGACAGGTACACGGTGGCATCGTACATGGCATCGGCAACGCGCTGTTCGAGTACATGCGCTACGACCACAACGCGCAGCCGCTAACGACGACATTCGCGGACTATTTACTGCCTACGTCCACCGAGATCCCGCATCTGGAATTGATTTTCACGCAAAGTCCCACCGACACCAATCCGCTTGGCGTCAAGGGCGTGGGCGAAGTGGGCACGATTCCCGTCACGGCCGCCATCGCATCGGCGATCGACGACGCCTTGTCGGAGTTCGGCATGCATGTGAGCGCCATCCCGGTGGATCCCGTTCAACTGGTGCGGCAGATGGAACAGGCCGCCTGA
- a CDS encoding CoxG family protein codes for MELTGEQRIPASQGAVWAALNDPAVLKTCIPGCDSIERQSDNEYRVSMLAAVGPIKARFHGRLAINDADPPRAYSLSFEGSGGAAGFGRGSASVALAPADDGTLLAYTANAEVTGKLAQVGSRLIDGVAKKMAAEFFHRFKGCFAEGQSPRPSADGHPVCAAPEAAVLPARPGKAAGADLAPVLANDSPPSATVRDILRELRVWQAIAVVAIASACLAIGYIIGAH; via the coding sequence ATGGAACTAACCGGCGAACAGCGCATCCCTGCCTCGCAGGGCGCCGTCTGGGCTGCATTGAACGACCCCGCTGTACTGAAGACCTGTATCCCCGGTTGCGATTCGATAGAGAGACAGTCGGATAACGAGTACCGCGTCAGCATGCTTGCGGCTGTCGGTCCCATCAAGGCACGCTTCCATGGCAGGTTGGCCATCAACGACGCCGATCCGCCGCGCGCCTACTCCCTTTCCTTCGAAGGATCGGGCGGCGCCGCGGGTTTCGGCAGGGGTTCGGCTTCCGTGGCGCTGGCGCCGGCCGATGATGGCACGCTGCTGGCCTACACCGCCAATGCGGAAGTGACCGGCAAACTGGCGCAGGTCGGGTCGCGGCTTATCGATGGCGTGGCAAAAAAAATGGCGGCTGAATTCTTCCACCGGTTCAAGGGCTGCTTCGCGGAGGGTCAGTCCCCGCGCCCGTCGGCGGATGGCCATCCGGTATGCGCCGCGCCCGAGGCCGCCGTTCTCCCGGCGCGACCCGGCAAGGCAGCCGGCGCGGATCTCGCCCCCGTCCTGGCGAATGACAGTCCTCCATCGGCTACGGTCCGCGACATTCTGCGGGAATTGCGGGTCTGGCAGGCGATCGCCGTGGTCGCTATCGCATCGGCCTGCCTGGCGATCGGCTACATCATCGGCGCGCATTGA
- a CDS encoding ABC transporter substrate-binding protein, whose translation MKTASFLQRAIMGAAICVSLASGATAAAADKLKIVFPTSSATLALPYLVAQKKGWLDAEAIQVSGDSNAVRALLAGTGDVAIVGAFNAFAAAGEGAKFKAIGSWQGVNDYELIVATDIGGMKEIEGKIFAGTGPGGPPEEFSKLLFRKNGVDISRIRFIAVSGGHANIVQALLAGRASAGMVNTISAVTGVRTGKVKILVSMAAAYPQIGYVYNLVRDDRIDDPALKPKLQQLTTAGIKASRYIMDHPDEAVQILVQRYPELDPALAADVVQELNRNKVWGMDGGISKEQVDATLDIFKSTGMLKADVDPNRLFDYRFIDAALKELGGK comes from the coding sequence ATGAAAACCGCAAGCTTCCTGCAGCGCGCCATCATGGGCGCGGCGATCTGTGTAAGCCTGGCGTCCGGCGCCACCGCTGCCGCGGCCGACAAACTCAAGATTGTCTTCCCGACGTCGTCCGCCACCCTGGCCCTGCCCTACCTGGTGGCGCAGAAAAAGGGTTGGCTGGATGCCGAAGCCATCCAGGTCAGCGGCGATTCCAACGCCGTGCGCGCCCTGCTCGCGGGAACGGGCGATGTCGCCATCGTCGGTGCGTTCAACGCCTTCGCCGCCGCCGGCGAGGGCGCGAAGTTCAAGGCCATCGGCAGCTGGCAAGGCGTCAATGACTACGAGCTGATCGTCGCCACCGACATTGGCGGCATGAAGGAGATCGAAGGAAAGATTTTCGCCGGCACCGGCCCTGGCGGACCGCCTGAAGAATTCAGCAAGCTGCTGTTCCGCAAGAACGGCGTGGACATTTCCAGGATACGGTTCATAGCGGTATCAGGCGGGCATGCGAACATCGTCCAGGCGTTGCTGGCCGGCCGCGCATCGGCGGGCATGGTCAACACCATCAGCGCCGTAACGGGCGTGCGCACCGGCAAGGTGAAGATCCTGGTCAGCATGGCCGCGGCATACCCGCAAATCGGCTACGTCTACAACCTGGTGCGCGACGATCGCATCGACGATCCCGCCCTGAAGCCGAAACTGCAGCAGCTGACGACCGCCGGCATCAAGGCATCCCGCTACATCATGGATCACCCCGACGAAGCGGTGCAGATTCTTGTGCAGCGCTATCCCGAACTGGATCCCGCCTTGGCTGCCGACGTGGTGCAGGAACTGAACCGCAACAAGGTGTGGGGCATGGATGGCGGAATCTCCAAGGAACAGGTCGACGCCACGCTGGATATTTTCAAAAGCACCGGCATGCTGAAGGCGGATGTCGATCCCAACCGGCTCTTCGACTACCGCTTCATCGATGCCGCACTCAAAGAACTCGGAGGGAAATAA
- a CDS encoding ABC transporter ATP-binding protein, translating to MGSLSVLRADGARTADASATAGAAAPMVDIRGLSKHYFVRDADNGGAPRRIIALDKVDATIARGEFISLLGPSGCGKTTLLRIAAGLTQWAEGSISIGGQPVNGPRKDACMVFQHFGLLPWRSVIANVGFPLELDGVSARERNDRGMELLQLVGLTKYASHYPHELSGGMQQRVAIARALMRSPKVLFMDEPFGALDAQTREKLQEDFLKIWANIGTTVLFVTHSIDEALVLSDRIFVFTPSPGRLKAIVDSPLKGERLGGDPREHRAYGEARHELRRMLMESPE from the coding sequence ATGGGAAGTCTGTCGGTGCTAAGAGCCGATGGCGCCAGGACGGCCGATGCGAGCGCCACAGCCGGCGCCGCCGCGCCCATGGTGGACATCCGGGGCCTGAGCAAGCATTACTTCGTGCGCGACGCGGACAACGGCGGCGCGCCCCGGCGCATTATCGCGCTGGACAAGGTCGACGCCACCATCGCGCGAGGCGAATTCATCTCGCTGCTGGGTCCCAGCGGCTGCGGCAAGACAACCTTGCTACGCATCGCAGCGGGGCTCACGCAATGGGCCGAGGGTTCCATCTCCATCGGCGGCCAACCGGTGAATGGACCGCGCAAGGATGCCTGCATGGTGTTCCAGCACTTCGGCCTGCTGCCCTGGCGCAGCGTCATCGCGAACGTCGGGTTCCCGCTGGAACTGGACGGGGTATCCGCCAGGGAACGCAACGACCGCGGCATGGAACTGCTGCAACTTGTCGGTCTGACCAAGTATGCCTCGCATTACCCGCATGAATTGTCCGGTGGCATGCAGCAACGCGTGGCGATCGCGCGCGCCCTGATGCGTAGCCCCAAGGTCCTTTTCATGGATGAACCTTTCGGCGCGCTGGATGCGCAAACGCGCGAGAAATTGCAGGAAGACTTCCTGAAGATCTGGGCCAATATCGGCACGACCGTACTGTTCGTCACGCACAGCATCGACGAGGCCTTGGTCCTGTCCGACCGCATTTTTGTTTTCACGCCCAGCCCCGGACGCCTGAAGGCCATCGTGGATTCGCCCTTGAAGGGCGAACGGCTGGGCGGCGACCCGCGCGAGCATCGCGCCTATGGCGAAGCACGCCATGAATTGCGCCGCATGTTGATGGAGAGCCCCGAATGA
- a CDS encoding ABC transporter permease: protein MMSPAATASKQRAATDARPAGPAWWVAHPNIVRAVSVAVFLLLWEYFGRRIDPLFLAPPSRIFAAAVELTNNGELGRALMATLYPFIIGMIISVIAGVVLGIAMAQSRLFEYIIDPFVNAFYAIPRIALVPLIMLWAGLDTTGKIVILVSNAVFPVIINTYAGIRDVRGSILEVGKAYGATRQQIFFKILLPSAVPFIMTGIRLTVGQAIIGIIVAEFLTAQTGLGGMIVYYANLFATAKLFVPIIVIGVLGVALTELVQFVERRFSRWRKLEQDRG, encoded by the coding sequence ATGATGAGCCCCGCCGCTACCGCTTCCAAGCAGCGCGCCGCGACCGACGCGCGCCCAGCCGGCCCCGCATGGTGGGTCGCCCACCCCAATATCGTCCGCGCCGTCTCCGTCGCGGTTTTCCTGCTGCTGTGGGAGTACTTCGGACGCAGAATCGATCCGCTGTTCCTGGCGCCGCCCAGCCGCATCTTCGCCGCGGCCGTGGAACTGACGAACAACGGCGAGCTGGGCAGAGCCCTGATGGCGACCCTATACCCGTTCATCATCGGCATGATCATCAGCGTTATCGCGGGCGTCGTGCTGGGCATCGCGATGGCGCAATCGCGGCTGTTCGAATACATCATCGACCCGTTCGTCAACGCCTTCTACGCCATACCGCGAATCGCGCTGGTGCCGCTCATCATGCTTTGGGCAGGCTTGGACACGACGGGCAAAATCGTGATCCTGGTTTCCAACGCGGTTTTCCCCGTCATCATCAATACATACGCCGGCATCCGCGACGTCCGCGGGTCCATACTCGAGGTGGGCAAGGCATATGGCGCCACGCGGCAACAGATATTCTTCAAAATCCTGCTGCCATCCGCCGTGCCATTCATCATGACCGGAATCCGGCTGACGGTCGGCCAGGCCATCATCGGCATCATCGTGGCCGAATTCCTGACAGCTCAAACCGGACTGGGCGGCATGATTGTCTACTACGCCAATCTGTTCGCCACCGCCAAGCTGTTCGTGCCCATCATCGTCATCGGCGTACTGGGCGTGGCATTGACCGAACTGGTGCAGTTCGTCGAGCGCCGCTTCTCGCGCTGGCGCAAGCTGGAGCAGGATCGTGGCTGA
- a CDS encoding aspartate dehydrogenase: protein MGGHVHRALEGDKHVRITHVVVPPDKVAATQTRLDGKATVTDRMDGIEDQVDFALECAGHQAVAETVPQLLMRGVDVIIASVGALSRAGLAESLEAAALRGGAQLALVPGAVAGVDALAAARQQGLQSVEYTGRKSPVGWRGTPAEMALDLDALTVATAFFEGSAREAAALYPKNANVAAMVGLAGIGLDRTRVTLIADPAAVLNNHRIVARGEFGELDVRTAGATLADNPKTSMLAALSIVRAVRNRVAGIVI from the coding sequence ATGGGCGGACACGTCCATCGCGCGCTCGAGGGCGACAAACACGTGCGCATCACCCATGTGGTCGTGCCGCCGGATAAAGTCGCCGCCACCCAGACCAGGCTGGACGGCAAGGCCACGGTGACCGACCGCATGGACGGCATCGAAGACCAAGTGGATTTCGCGCTGGAGTGCGCGGGGCACCAGGCGGTGGCCGAAACCGTGCCGCAACTGCTGATGCGCGGCGTGGACGTCATCATCGCCTCCGTCGGCGCGCTCAGCCGGGCCGGCCTGGCGGAATCCCTGGAGGCAGCCGCGCTGCGAGGCGGCGCACAGCTTGCGCTGGTGCCCGGTGCCGTTGCCGGCGTGGACGCGCTGGCCGCGGCGCGGCAACAGGGACTGCAGTCGGTGGAATATACGGGCCGCAAGTCACCGGTTGGATGGCGCGGCACGCCTGCCGAAATGGCGTTGGACCTGGACGCACTGACCGTCGCCACAGCCTTCTTCGAAGGAAGCGCGCGCGAGGCCGCGGCTCTCTACCCCAAGAATGCCAACGTGGCGGCCATGGTGGGACTGGCGGGCATCGGCCTGGACCGCACCCGCGTGACGCTGATCGCGGACCCCGCGGCCGTGCTCAACAACCACAGGATCGTGGCGCGCGGGGAATTTGGCGAGCTCGATGTGCGGACGGCCGGCGCTACGCTGGCGGACAATCCCAAAACATCGATGCTGGCGGCGCTGTCTATCGTGCGCGCCGTCCGCAACCGCGTGGCCGGCATCGTGATCTGA
- a CDS encoding TetR/AcrR family transcriptional regulator, whose amino-acid sequence MTSQDAQTEARPARDKARPVVRRESSRKTRETIIQAALAEFSSKGYDGGRVDEIALRAGINKNVLYHHFGNKDDLFTAVLEYTYDAIRSRQKDLQIRGMDPVDGMRRLVVFTGQVWVRFPEFQRILASENLNQGKHIVTSATIREMYNPLLDTIRGLLQRGQQEGLFRENIDAVDLYISITSLTAHYVSNRYTFEAIFGQRLMTAQRIKQRLDHAAEMVLRYLRVDAAPSAAR is encoded by the coding sequence ATGACTTCCCAAGACGCTCAGACCGAGGCACGCCCGGCGCGCGATAAAGCGCGGCCGGTGGTTCGCCGAGAAAGCTCTCGCAAAACGCGTGAGACCATTATCCAGGCAGCGCTGGCGGAATTCTCCAGCAAGGGCTACGACGGCGGCCGGGTCGACGAAATCGCGCTGCGCGCGGGCATCAACAAGAACGTGCTGTATCACCACTTCGGGAACAAGGACGATTTGTTCACGGCGGTGCTGGAATATACCTACGACGCTATCCGCTCGCGCCAGAAGGATCTGCAGATACGCGGCATGGATCCCGTGGATGGAATGCGACGGCTGGTCGTGTTTACCGGGCAGGTCTGGGTGCGATTTCCGGAATTCCAGCGCATTCTGGCCAGTGAAAACCTGAACCAGGGCAAGCACATCGTCACTTCCGCGACGATACGCGAGATGTACAACCCGCTGCTCGATACCATCCGCGGCCTGCTGCAGCGTGGCCAGCAGGAAGGGCTGTTCCGCGAAAACATCGATGCGGTGGACCTGTATATTTCGATCACTTCGTTGACGGCGCACTACGTCAGCAACCGCTACACCTTCGAGGCGATTTTCGGCCAGCGTTTGATGACGGCGCAGCGCATCAAGCAGCGCCTGGATCACGCAGCCGAAATGGTGCTGCGTTATCTACGGGTCGACGCGGCGCCTTCCGCCGCGCGCTAG
- a CDS encoding cupin domain-containing protein, with amino-acid sequence MAIARHPRPPELANATLEEIEQKYIARFSNRVPDWNAFEDARIEGYKRAQHRFIGAGGSGKVGDTSVIPARGFTLSIMFVNPGQGNAAHTHEVEEVFFVLQGFLDVFIQDEDGHQRWTRLGPWECIACPPGVIHGYENRSLEPVYFQVMLGRARPETMGYADDDLYKRRSAHLDPTHLS; translated from the coding sequence ATGGCTATCGCCCGTCATCCGCGACCCCCCGAATTGGCCAACGCCACGCTGGAAGAAATCGAACAGAAGTACATCGCGCGTTTCTCCAACCGGGTGCCGGATTGGAACGCGTTCGAGGACGCCAGGATCGAGGGCTACAAGCGTGCACAGCACCGCTTCATCGGCGCGGGCGGCTCGGGCAAGGTGGGCGATACCAGCGTGATCCCGGCGCGCGGCTTTACGCTAAGCATCATGTTCGTGAACCCGGGGCAGGGCAATGCCGCTCATACGCACGAAGTCGAGGAAGTCTTCTTCGTGCTCCAGGGGTTTCTGGACGTCTTCATCCAGGACGAAGACGGCCACCAGCGCTGGACGCGTCTGGGGCCCTGGGAGTGCATCGCGTGTCCCCCCGGCGTCATCCACGGCTATGAAAACCGCAGCCTTGAGCCGGTCTACTTCCAGGTCATGTTGGGACGCGCGCGTCCCGAAACCATGGGTTATGCCGATGACGACCTGTACAAGCGGCGTTCGGCGCACCTGGACCCGACTCATCTTTCGTAA
- a CDS encoding Glu/Leu/Phe/Val family dehydrogenase: MQQTPTHALPSYLNPDNVGPWGIYLQQVDRVTPYLGALGRWVETLKRPKRALIVDVPIELDNGRIAHFEGYRVQHNTSRGPGKGGVRFHQDVTLSEVMALAAWMSVKNAAVNLPYGGAKGGVRVDPRGLSQAELERITRRYTSEIGVIIGPSKDIPAPDVNTNAQIMAWMMDTYSMNEGSTATGVVTGKPVSLGGSLGRVEATGRGVFVVACEAARDLGFDVNGARVIIQGFGNVGGTAARLFHGVGAKIVAVQDHTGTIYNEFGLDVPELLVHVSQTGGVGGYENAQALDPAEFWKLETEFLIPAALEGQITSANAGGIRAKVVVEGANGPTTPDADDILFDKGILVVPDVVANAGGVTVSYFEWVQDFSSFFWTEDEINHRLERIMRDAYAAVSQVSREHKVTLRTAAFIVACTRILQARQVRGLYP, translated from the coding sequence ATGCAACAAACGCCTACCCATGCCTTGCCGTCGTACCTGAACCCCGACAACGTCGGCCCTTGGGGTATCTACCTGCAACAGGTGGACCGTGTCACGCCTTATCTGGGGGCGCTGGGCCGGTGGGTCGAAACCCTCAAACGCCCCAAGCGCGCCTTGATCGTCGACGTTCCCATCGAACTGGACAATGGCCGGATCGCCCACTTCGAGGGGTATCGCGTCCAGCACAATACGTCGCGCGGGCCGGGCAAGGGTGGGGTGCGTTTCCACCAGGACGTGACCCTGTCGGAAGTGATGGCGCTGGCGGCCTGGATGTCCGTCAAGAATGCCGCGGTGAACTTGCCCTACGGCGGCGCCAAGGGCGGCGTCCGCGTGGACCCGCGCGGCCTGTCGCAGGCAGAGCTGGAGCGCATCACGCGCCGCTATACCAGCGAGATCGGTGTCATCATCGGACCGTCCAAGGACATTCCCGCGCCGGACGTGAATACCAACGCCCAGATCATGGCGTGGATGATGGATACCTACTCCATGAACGAAGGGTCCACGGCCACCGGTGTGGTGACCGGCAAGCCCGTGTCCCTGGGCGGCAGCCTGGGCCGGGTAGAGGCCACCGGGCGCGGCGTTTTCGTGGTGGCGTGCGAAGCCGCGCGCGACCTGGGCTTCGATGTCAACGGCGCGCGCGTCATCATCCAGGGTTTCGGCAACGTCGGCGGCACGGCGGCACGCCTGTTCCACGGCGTCGGCGCCAAGATCGTGGCGGTGCAGGACCATACCGGCACCATCTACAACGAGTTCGGACTGGACGTACCGGAACTGCTGGTACACGTTTCCCAGACGGGCGGCGTGGGCGGCTACGAAAACGCGCAGGCGCTCGATCCGGCGGAGTTCTGGAAGCTGGAAACCGAATTCCTGATCCCCGCGGCGCTGGAAGGGCAGATCACTTCGGCGAACGCCGGGGGAATCAGGGCCAAGGTGGTGGTGGAAGGCGCGAACGGCCCCACCACGCCGGACGCGGACGACATCCTGTTCGACAAGGGCATCCTGGTGGTGCCCGATGTCGTGGCCAATGCCGGTGGCGTGACGGTCAGCTACTTCGAATGGGTGCAGGACTTCTCCAGCTTCTTCTGGACCGAGGACGAGATCAATCACCGCCTGGAGCGCATCATGCGCGACGCCTACGCCGCGGTGTCGCAGGTCTCGCGCGAGCACAAGGTAACGCTGCGCACGGCGGCCTTCATTGTGGCGTGCACGCGCATCCTGCAGGCTCGCCAGGTGCGCGGCCTGTATCCCTGA